Genomic segment of Drosophila biarmipes strain raj3 chromosome 2L, RU_DBia_V1.1, whole genome shotgun sequence:
GTCAGCGCGATTCATAAAGGTTAATTTCGAGTGAACTCAAAATTTGTTGAATTGGGGTAAACAGTCCAATGTGTTCATTTCGGACATTCATTTTGGGGAATTCATTTTTCCATGAAAcgaattcatttaatttcgaattatttCTATGTTCATTACGTGTTTAGAAGTATTCAATTTTGTCAAGAGCTGGTTTCATTTAAAGGGGTTCATTCAGAAAGTTAATGTTTCCAATTGGGATGTTCCTTTATATGTATTCATTTGGGACTTTAGATTTAGGGAATTCATTTTTCTGtgcaaaatattaattaaatttctgataaaaataaagagaagGCAATGGGACTCCAAAAAGgtttattcaaaataaactGTGGAGAGATTCGAGAGAAACTACGCAGCTGGCGGCGGTGGATGAACGCTTTGGGTTAGAGGATACTTACAACAATTATTACGTTCCTATATGCGATAAAGAATACTACAAAAGCAGACACCTACAGCTCTGATATGTTTACGTAAGGCAAAAGCAAATCTCAAACTTTGAATTCCTTTAATTAGCTGAGCGATACGGAAAGTGTGTAGGACTCGACTCCAGTAACGCTCCAGTAAAGCGTGTGCAGTATTAAAGTGAAAAGCTAACGAAACCGAAGAACTACACAAAAGATGAATAATAACATTAATTCATAGAGTTACATAAGCAAAATACGTATGATTAAGCCATAGAGGGTGAGACAACTATGTAGATAAAGAGCTAACAACCAGCAAACAAAGAAACATGATATATAGAAGATATAATGTAGTTATTATGAATATTGATACTGAAACAAAATAGAATGTGCCTgcgtaatatatttttagccaaaacaaaaacaaaaggaaattaAACGAAAAACTGAAACACAAGTAAACTAAAGTTGAGCATTAGAGagaaggaaaacgaaataCCAAAATCTGAAATCGATTTGTATTAGAGAAAGTTCAAAATTCAAGgagatattttttgttgattaccTTAGGTTGAGTGAACTGTAATTCGAATCAATTGGCGGCATAACACTCCAAGAGCAGACATACGTAAAAGGTTCCTATAATGTTAATCAAAAACACTAAAACTATACCGAAGCGCCAGTAAACCTGGCTGAAAGAGGTCTGTCGAGATTGCTTCGATATtgagtaaatataaattctatTTCGAAGCGGgcaattttacaattgtagTTTATAAAGCCTGAAGAAAAACAAGCAGCCGTAAGTACAGCGATTGTACAACAGTTTGTATGCCATTTTAGTTTGCAAAATTGTCTGAGGGCAAAAACAAATGTATCTAGTACGAGTATCTTGTATCGGCCTTGCCTGGAGGAATGTTTGGAGGCGGCAAATCTATTTTGGTGAACAATAAAGAGCAAACGAAGACGAGCTGCCTTTTCATTGGTCTCTCTACGCGGAAAATGTGCGAGCCCCAATCTAATGAATGTTTAATCTATCTTGCAGTTTCCCGACGCTCCTTGGAAATGCGGGTCCGAGCCACAGATCCCCGTCCGTGCCCCAAATGCGGAAAGATCTACCGCTCCGCCCACACTCTGCGCACCCATCTGGAGGACAAGCACACCGTCTGTCCAGGCTATCGATGTGTCCTCTGTGGCACGGTGGCCAAGTCCCGCAACTCCTTGCACTCGCACATGTCGCGCCAGCACCGTGGCATCTCCACCAAGGACCTGCCCGTCCTGCCGATGCCCAGCGCCTTCGATCCCGACCTGGCCTCCCGCCTGCTGGCCAAGGCGGGCGTTAAGATCTCTCCTGCGGAGCTGAGGGCCCGGGCCTCGCCCACCGgcggcagtggcagcagcggcggaggtggaggtggcGGCAGCGGCCAGGCCAAGTTGGATCTGAGCAACGCCAGCGGGGGACCGTTGGACGACGCCGAAGACTCCGACGAGGATCCCGAGGATCTGACCACCGGCAATGGCCTCTACGGAATGGGCGGAAGCAGCAGCGATCTGAGCCGCTACCACGAGAGCCTGCTGAGCAACTTTGGACACGCCAGGATGCGGAATGAggcggctgctgcggcggccACTGCCGCTGCTCTGGGTCAACCCAAGGACCTGGGCGTCCAGATGCCAAACAGCGGTGCGGCGGGTCAGTCCTTGCTGGACACCTATCTGCAGTTCATCACGGAGAACACCTTTGGTGAGTGTCTTAGTTTTCTAATCGGAGGCTCCGTAATTAATTTGTGATCTCTGTAATGATTTCAGGCATGGGGATGTCCCAGGAGCAGGCAGCTGCCGCAGCGCTTCGCGCCAAGATGGCTCAGCTGAACGCGATGGGGCACAGTCTGGACAACCTACCGCCGGGCTTGCTCCCCGGGCAGTTCGACCTTAGCAAACTGGCTGCCGGAAATCCAGCCTTCGGACAGAGCGGACCCGGTCTGACCATTGAGCCGATCATGCGGCACGACCAGGCTGCCGGAAGCCTCTCGCCTAACGCCCACCGACCACTGGCCCTCAACTCGGGCGGTCGGATGATGGGTCACGACGAAATGGCGGACCACGAAGGCGACATGAGGCGGGACGGGTCGGAACCCATGGATCTCGGCCTGGACGTTAACCAATCGGGCAGTAACCATGAGGTGGCCAACTCCGATGCCGAGGAGAACTACTCGGAGGACGAGGGGGTGCACAACACATAGGAGGAGCAAGGGATTCCAGCGAGGGACCCACCAATATGAACATGAACAGTTGTATACCGATTACCCATGGAACATATGTAACGAGTAGCCTTATCCTCATGTATACCAGTTTATGTGTACGATACGATACAATACGATAGTGAAACCTAGGACTAAATCATATTTGTGCCGCTGCCAGAGCTGGCCTAGTAGAATTCTATGTTGTGCTTTTAAACTACCTACTATACATAAATCCCTaaacacatatatatttatacacaaGTACCTGCTGTGTATGCAAGTCGATAACCGGACCGATCCCGCAtgagaaacaaaaagaaaaggtAGTCTAGTGTCGTAAGTTAGATTTCACATTGAAAGAGAAGCCTGTAAATACATAACCTATTCGTATTAGACCAGCAACAGCCCCCAAACGATCCGTCGCATTTAACACTTACGTATGTTAGTATTGTACCAGACGCCAGCAGATGATTCAGATGTGCCATGCATGCCACAGCCTTCCAGTTCCAAGTCTAGCCAGTCCAGTTCACAGTGCTTACCATATCTCAGGAACGCTCGCGGACGAATCCGAACAACTCAACCGAACTACCTCAGCCAGCGAAAGAGTTGAACCCCCGAAACGAACCTCACACTTCCACGAGTTGAGTCTGGCCTGAACTCCATCTCCAGGAATCTTGCCAACTTTCAAGAGCGCATATCTGCTCGAAGATTTAGAATCCTAAGGGGATCAGAAAACatgaaattgaatatttatacaCTTACATACGGTATACAGTGCGCACTCAGTATACGTATTTACATACATTGCATATGAATGCCTGTACTTATTTGTCAGAGAAATGAATACCTCAGCATACTAAGCATTCGGTCGTTACACTCGAAGGTGGACCCTTATGATATCCAGTGCGAATCATATAGTTATAAAGAAGTTAGGTTAGTTAGTTTATGTGGCAGCACTGCACGCAAGACATAGATAGATGTAACTACGCGTTTCCTGTATGTATTTAGTTCGAATATGCCTCAGTTATCCTAGGTTTATGGTTAGCTTCAATCGGAGATGAGCACAGACTCTACAAGAGTCGCTACAACTTGCCTTATGACCAACATATGTGTTAATTTAGTAATTTTCTACCTcacttaatttaaatgtaatttactTGGATACTTATTTGTAAGTTCTTGAAGGCACTCTCCCACTTGCAACTTGATTCGAGTGTTTTAACTACCTTTAATATGGGATTCACTTTCATTACTCACCAGTCAGCCTAACTTAGCTTAACAAGAGATTGGATGACACACAGGATgtgaataaaaatatctaagtACATGCGAGTatctttagtttttatttacccGGCTTAGTTTGTATCTTTGGTTTTAGAAACTTTTCCTCTCACTCTCGCCCAGATTTTGGCGCAGGGGGAGTGCAATAGATTGCATTTTCCTAGGCTTGAAATGCATTTGTGGCTTATGCAATTCGGATAAGTCgttagtttaaaatatattagtcGTTACATAAGCAATATAAGTAGACATCCATGtgcttagaaagttatataaatatttattgacatTACAATAAAGCCGCGTTATGAAGACAAACTGTGTTTTTctcaataaatgtttttaaaaaattcaaaggaatTTAAATGGGAGCTTGTCAACTTTTGCAGCTCCTATTAAAgttacaaaaaacaaatgccattatcggcaataacaaacaacaagcTATCCGGTTATACAGAGTGGCATGGATCCTTTCATGCAAATCAGGCGATAGTTTAACCCGCAAAATAAAATTGGttgaaaataaaccaaaaaccaagAAGAACGCACCGCCCAGTGAAtggactattagatacccgttactcagctaaggCGACCAAAAGGGATATGAAGAATTAAGCGTTGAGGACGTTTGTGCGCGTGACAAatttgcgctgcgcaggaaatCTAAATCTGAAACCTCAACACTCgagcttttatattttcccGTCGATCATAATCTTACTCGGCAAGTAATGCTGATATATGCTTTATGGGGGAGACGCTTTCTTTAActttttgcatacttttcttCGAATACAATAtgctattttatatatacatatttataaaaaaaagtatgcgaaacaatattttgtttttaatttgtatattgCTACTAATGCATATATATGTACCTTTTAACCTATGactaaagttttttaaaaaggcATATTTATGACATAAAAAGATAACTTAAAACCAAACCCATAAACATTTGTACACTTAAAATGGACGCTACGACATAACAATCTAGTGACTTATTTAGCTTGTTCATATTTAGCGAGTTTTTCGCGCAATGCCTCCAGCTCATCCTTTCGCATCATTAACACCCGTTTAGCGGActcgtatttatttttaataacagcCAGTTCTCTCTTTTGGGACTCACATTGTGCCTGTAAGCAAAGGTATTGGTTGtttaaaaaagttgttaaGTAATCAGGCAAATAACAACCTTTAGTGCACTGGTTTGACCAGCTGTGAGTGAGCAGGTATTCGAGGTGTCGCTGTTTTCGTTTTGCTTAAGCTTCTCTTCCAGCTCCTTGATGAGATTATAGCGGGAGCGCAACAAGCGACAAGCATCCTGGTATTTCATGTTTGTTTTCTCAAGGACTGCCTCCAGCTCAGATTCTGTCTGAGTTTCTGCCGATACCATAGGTGGCTTCAGATTTGTCCTAACCTGTTCTCCTTGGTCGGCAACCGATTTGACCGATGACTCAGCAGCATGAGTGAGATCATTGACTCTGGCGTTGAGATCCTGGAGCTTCATCTTAAGACGTTTTTGCTCAAATCGTGctttctcctgctcctcctgaaCTCTCTTCTTCAGTTGCGCATTCTCGTCCTTCAGTGGATGATGCTTTAGCTCCATGGTCAACGCAGTCACTTGACTCTCGCGAATAAAGAGATCGCGCTGGCAATCCTGAAGCTTGCTGCTCAGATCGGcgcaattacatttattgtctgaaattcaaaacattaattttaagattttgtaaTCCGCGCATCGACAACTAGTCTTACCTACGGGATCTGTCATGGTGCCATAATCCCTAGAGTCGTTCCAGTAAGATTGCCGCCGTTCATCGTGAACGCTGATTCGACGATTCTTCCGCACTTCAGTTTCAGAATTAATGGATTTCTACGGAGAAAAGATCACACTTTAGAGACTTATGTTTCAGTTCGATTAGGCAACCAATTTACCCTTGACCCACATGCACCAGGATTCCGATCGAGACTCTTTCTCCCTGCTGGAGCAACTGGGGACCCATTGGAAGTGTGTGACTCGAAGGACGCGTTGCTTCCGTTCACTTTAAGCGCTTGCAAAGCAGCCAGTTCTGACTCTAGCTTAGACATAATGTCGTTGACCGTGCATAATTTTTCCTCAAGGTAGCGCTTGTCTTCTAACAGACTAGATATGGTTTTATTCATGCGTTCCTCCTCAGTGTGGAAACTGGATTCCTTagatttctaaaaaaaaaaaaggttttaatagAAAAATCGACACATTACCAGCATGCGACATTTTCTTACCACAGTTGACCTTAGTTGCTCGCATTCCGCTGTAAGTTCCTCAAGCTTACTAACGCTGCCACTAAGCTTAGTCAGCTTTTCCTCTAGGCGTACCTTTTCCTCCAATAGAATGGAAATGGTGCCGTTTAATACCTCCTTCTCCCTACCGAAACCAACCTCTTTGGATTGCTAAAATCAAAGTTAAACTTATTCATGTTTTCAATTAATAGACTTTCTAACTATTACCAAATCGGACCGCAGCTTTTCGCATTCTGTTGTTAATTCATGTACCTTCTGTTCCAATTCGTCGCTTCTATTGTTGCCTGCCTCTATGGCTAATTGGTACTTATTTAACGCTTGCTGCAGAGCTGCTTCAGTGGAAGCCAACTGATCCTTTACCCGAGCGCTGTCTGCATACTTCTCGTTGAGAATGTTCATATTTTCCTCCAACTGCTGTTTATTCTTTTGCAGATCCGATACAATCAGTTCTAATCTCTTATTTTCCTTCAGGGAGTTATCAGTTGTTGATTCCTAGAAAGTAATGTGTTAATTTATCAAGTGAACGGTTATCGATATTAAGCTTACCAGATCCAATCGAAGTTGTTCGCACTCGTTGGTAAGTTCAATGATTTTTTTGCGACCCAGCTCCACTTCACGACTTAGCTCTGTAGATCTTTGATTGAATTCTTCCCTAGCATGAATGTTCTGCTCCAGGCTTGTTTCTGATTGCTCAAGCTTTTCTTTGAAGGAGGCACACTGCTTTTGTTTCTCTTCCACAGTGTTCTGCAGATCGGATACAATCAATTCCAAGCTCTTCTTTTCCTTATGAAAATAGTCAGTTTTGACTTCCTAATAATCGTTTCAATATAGTTATAAAATAAACGCTTTCTAAATTAATCTTACCAGTTCCAATCGCAGATTTTCGTATTCGTTGGTCAGTTTTTCGATTCGGTTGCGGCCTTTCTCATTTTCCTGGCTGAGCTCAGAACatttttgattgatttctGCTTCCCTGTCTTGCAACTGCCGTTTGAGGTTCGCTTCTGATTGCTCCAGGTAGGCAATCTTTTCTTTCAGGGTGACACAGAGCTTTTGCTGCTCTTCCAACATGTTCTGCAAATTCTGGGCGTTTTTCAACTTTACCCTAAGGTCCTCATTTCCAGTCTCGAGgttatcttttttttcttgCAGAGAATTAAGCTTTAGTTGCAGCTCGACCATAGAACCCTTGAGATCATCCACTTCGCGTTGGAATTGGCCAGCCTGAACGGACATCTTCTCCTCGACTTCTTTGAGCTGCGTTACCAGACATAATTGTTCCGAATTCGCAGTTACCTTTGCATCCATGGTCTTCTTCAGTTCTGAGCGAAGCTGTTCAATTTCTACATCTCGACTAGAGATGCCTTCCTTGAAATCGGATAGTTTCGCATTCAGACGCTCTACCTCCTCCTGCAAATTGGTCGACAGTTCGTTTGTCTCAGATAGACAGGTTTTCAAACTTTCGTGCTGCGAAACAAGGTCTTCATGACCAAGGACTTTCAGTTGAGCTTCTTGGAGTGTTTCCTGGAGGGCACTTATCTTGGCAGTGAAAGTCTCAAGCTTTTCCTCTAAGTCGCGTTTCTCCAACTCCTTCTGCTTGTCCAAGGCAGCCATTTCAGTTTCAAGTTCCTGGAGTTTTTCCAGCGTGTTCGAGTGCTGTGTATTGGCATCCCGAATCTCCAACTGTAAGGTGGTCTTCTCCTGCCTCAGCTTATCCAAGTCCAGAACGTACATCTCACACTTTTCCTGTAGCTCATTTATTTGCTGGTTCAAAGAGGCCTGCAGTGAATCAAGCCGGGCACTATGAGCCTGTGCGTCTAAACTATTCTGATCTAGAGTAGAGGGCTGTGTTTGCAGCTGGTCCTGCTTCTTTTCGTAAAGCGCCTCTAGTTcaattttttccattcttaACTTATCCAGTGCTAAGTCCTGCTCAGCTTTCGTTTTCTCCAGCTCAGCAATTCTAACTTGAACAGCGCTATTTTGACTTATCATTTCCTCCAGAGTATTTCGCACCTCCTCAAGTTTAAAAGACGCCCTATCCCGCTCCTCCTCTACTTGATTCACTTGTTCCTTTAGCTTAGCGGTTATGTCGCTAATTTCTGCCTTGTAAGCATCTTCAATATTGGATTGTTGTGCTTCTGCCTTAGCCAATTTTTCTTTCAAGGTTTCTCCTATTTTTTCCAACTCTTCCTGGTGCTGGTCAATTAAAACGCTTCTTTCTTCCTCCGCCCGAGTTATGTTTTCTTGGAGAGTGCGATTGATGACTTCCAACTCCGCTTGGTAGCGAGTAGTAGCACAGGAGAGCTCCTCCTCAGCCTGCAATAGCTGCTCCTTCAAAGCGACCACACTGCTTTCATAGCGATCCTTGTTCTCCTCTATTACCAGGCTCTGCTTATTTAGTTTGTCTCTGCTCTCATTCTCGATGGTCTCAATTTTAAGCAAGAATTCTAACCGTAGGGCATTGATTTCTTCCGCTTTTACCCTCTGCAAATCACTAAGTTCTTCTCTAGCTGCTTTTAGCGACTCTCTAAGTTCCTCGATTTGATTGTCATATATGGGCGAAACAATCATTTTTTCTTGCATTTCCTCCGCCAGATTGAGAGATCCTTCCTTTTTAATACTTTGCTCAGCGAGCTGAGCGTTTCTCTGTTGAAGCTGGTCGATCAAGAGTAGATTATCGGACAATTTCTGGGCTTGGCGATCTAGGTGATCCTGCTTTTCCTGAGAATCCACCTCCAACTCTGCCAGCCTCACCTCCATCGTTAAACACCGCTCGCTCATTTCGTCGAATTCCTTTTGAAGCTTGGCGATGTCACAGTCTTTCAGTTGCATCTGAGTCAGCTGGGTTTCCATCTCGGCCTGCATATCACACACCTTCGCCCTCAGCTCCGTAAGAGATGCCTTGAGAGCGACCACCTCCTGGGACTCCTGATCCTTCCTCCAGGATGTAGAGGGGCCTGAAAGGGTATCCTCGTCAGGTTGAATTCTGAGAAGACTCTCGCTCATCGAATTCTCCCTGGTTACCCTATCCTGCAGCTCTTCATACACCATAGTCATCTCCGCATTTTGTTTCTCCAGGGATTCGATTTGGCGCTGGTAATCCTCAACTTTGTTCACTATAACACTCTTTTCCAGGAGGGCAGACTCTAGGTTCGTCATCTGCTCGCGCATCTCGTTGATGGTTGCCTCAGTGGCTTCCATAAggatatttttttcttcaacttcCTGCTCCAATTGCGAAATGATTTCAAGAAGTCGCTTTTCCTCTCCTACGTGCACTTGTTCCTGACTCAGTTGCAAGATGTGGAACCTGTGGCGCCTTAGAAAACCCTTAAGACAAACGGAATCGGATGTATTCTGATGTTGAGAGTCACCTTCTATGTACTCAGCCGACTCGAGACAAAGCTTCAAGCCCGGCACTTTCTCATCCTGTTCCAGTTTTATAGCACTGAAGAGGCGACTGAGGCCAGAATGATGCTGGAGTTCAATCTGTTGGATGGACTCTGACAGCTTGACAAACTGCTCCAAGAGGTCACTTTCTGGGCAGGGGTTATTTTCCAGTTCGCTGCACTCAGTGCCCACACCGGAACTCTTCATGGACTCCAAGTCAAAGCTAGCTTGTCGCTGCTTGAGCTCCTCTCGCAGGGCGTCGTTCTCTTGGACACTTTCCATTAGTTGGTTGGAAAGGCAGTCGTATTCCCGCTGAATCTCCTCATAGTCCGACTGCAACTGAGAGAGTTTTGCTTTTAACTCTTGATTTTGAGCCATAAACTTTTCTGAAATAGCTTCAGAATTTTGAGCTTCCTTAAGCGT
This window contains:
- the LOC108034016 gene encoding uncharacterized protein LOC108034016 isoform X2: MSAKNPSSIQVCIKVRPCEPELTSLWQVNDGRSIHLADSHAEPYVFDYVFDEGTSNQEVFDRMAKHIVHACMQGFNGTIFAYGQTSSGKTYTMMGDGKNPGVMVLAAKEIFQQISSQTERDFLLRVGYIEIYNEKIYDLLNKKNQDLKIHEAGNGIVNVNCEECIITSEDDLLRLLCMGNKERTVGETNMNERSSRSHAIFRIIIESRKSDRSDDDAVIQSVLNLVDLAGSERADQTGARGARLKEGGHINKSLLFLSNVIKSLSENMDNKFISFRDSKLTRILQGSLCGNALTSIICTIKPSIMEESQSTLSFATRAKKVRIKPQVNEMVSDATMMKRLGREIQVLKDKLAEAERKNESQLKVQDLEQRIQRDMHKIISSTSLSDKCQQKRRRTWCPAPSGPAHDSAGIAITEDRLLQFSKVSHLPKPVFFSNSNVAKRLNNIPKTINILGSLDIGTDGASINEEFFPAECIDFGSPRPGFDKDMLTNLKLPDLTLTPLTRHVGPLTYEALQEEVATLTAANEAANAKIGGLEEQLSSLKETMTRMEVENREAVSLEFEFEAHKKTSKLRVNDLLSALSEKELTIESLQKSLDNLSRSTNSQAETKTRNEREEEGVQSTLKEAQNSEAISEKFMAQNQELKAKLSQLQSDYEEIQREYDCLSNQLMESVQENDALREELKQRQASFDLESMKSSGVGTECSELENNPCPESDLLEQFVKLSESIQQIELQHHSGLSRLFSAIKLEQDEKVPGLKLCLESAEYIEGDSQHQNTSDSVCLKGFLRRHRFHILQLSQEQVHVGEEKRLLEIISQLEQEVEEKNILMEATEATINEMREQMTNLESALLEKSVIVNKVEDYQRQIESLEKQNAEMTMVYEELQDRVTRENSMSESLLRIQPDEDTLSGPSTSWRKDQESQEVVALKASLTELRAKVCDMQAEMETQLTQMQLKDCDIAKLQKEFDEMSERCLTMEVRLAELEVDSQEKQDHLDRQAQKLSDNLLLIDQLQQRNAQLAEQSIKKEGSLNLAEEMQEKMIVSPIYDNQIEELRESLKAAREELSDLQRVKAEEINALRLEFLLKIETIENESRDKLNKQSLVIEENKDRYESSVVALKEQLLQAEEELSCATTRYQAELEVINRTLQENITRAEEERSVLIDQHQEELEKIGETLKEKLAKAEAQQSNIEDAYKAEISDITAKLKEQVNQVEEERDRASFKLEEVRNTLEEMISQNSAVQVRIAELEKTKAEQDLALDKLRMEKIELEALYEKKQDQLQTQPSTLDQNSLDAQAHSARLDSLQASLNQQINELQEKCEMYVLDLDKLRQEKTTLQLEIRDANTQHSNTLEKLQELETEMAALDKQKELEKRDLEEKLETFTAKISALQETLQEAQLKVLGHEDLVSQHESLKTCLSETNELSTNLQEEVERLNAKLSDFKEGISSRDVEIEQLRSELKKTMDAKVTANSEQLCLVTQLKEVEEKMSVQAGQFQREVDDLKGSMVELQLKLNSLQEKKDNLETGNEDLRVKLKNAQNLQNMLEEQQKLCVTLKEKIAYLEQSEANLKRQLQDREAEINQKCSELSQENEKGRNRIEKLTNEYENLRLELEVKTDYFHKEKKSLELIVSDLQNTVEEKQKQCASFKEKLEQSETSLEQNIHAREEFNQRSTELSREVELGRKKIIELTNECEQLRLDLESTTDNSLKENKRLELIVSDLQKNKQQLEENMNILNEKYADSARVKDQLASTEAALQQALNKYQLAIEAGNNRSDELEQKVHELTTECEKLRSDLQSKEVGFGREKEVLNGTISILLEEKVRLEEKLTKLSGSVSKLEELTAECEQLRSTVKSKESSFHTEEERMNKTISSLLEDKRYLEEKLCTVNDIMSKLESELAALQALKVNGSNASFESHTSNGSPVAPAGRKSLDRNPGACGSRKSINSETEVRKNRRISVHDERRQSYWNDSRDYGTMTDPVDNKCNCADLSSKLQDCQRDLFIRESQVTALTMELKHHPLKDENAQLKKRVQEEQEKARFEQKRLKMKLQDLNARVNDLTHAAESSVKSVADQGEQVRTNLKPPMVSAETQTESELEAVLEKTNMKYQDACRLLRSRYNLIKELEEKLKQNENSDTSNTCSLTAGQTSALKAQCESQKRELAVIKNKYESAKRVLMMRKDELEALREKLAKYEQAK
- the LOC108034016 gene encoding uncharacterized protein LOC108034016 isoform X1, with the protein product MSAKNPSSIQVCIKVRPCEPELTSLWQVNDGRSIHLADSHAEPYVFDYVFDEGTSNQEVFDRMAKHIVHACMQGFNGTIFAYGQTSSGKTYTMMGDGKNPGVMVLAAKEIFQQISSQTERDFLLRVGYIEIYNEKIYDLLNKKNQDLKIHEAGNGIVNVNCEECIITSEDDLLRLLCMGNKERTVGETNMNERSSRSHAIFRIIIESRKSDRSDDDAVIQSVLNLVDLAGSERADQTGARGARLKEGGHINKSLLFLSNVIKSLSENMDNKFISFRDSKLTRILQGSLCGNALTSIICTIKPSIMEESQSTLSFATRAKKVRIKPQVNEMVSDATMMKRLGREIQVLKDKLAEAERKNESQLKVQDLEQRIQRDMHKIISSTSLSDKCQQKRRRTWCPAPSGPAHDSAGIAITEDRLLQFSKVSHLPKPVFFSNSNVAKRLNNIPKTINILGSLDIGTDGASINEEFFPAECIDFGSPRPGFDKDMLTNLKLPDLTLTPLTRHVGPLTSEKIKEIQDLQMFTSLEKHCEVESKEVQVLKEKLVGVTAQRDKLEQDCLTEKERYEALQEEVATLTAANEAANAKIGGLEEQLSSLKETMTRMEVENREAVSLEFEFEAHKKTSKLRVNDLLSALSEKELTIESLQKSLDNLSRSTNSQAETKTRNEREEEGVQSTLKEAQNSEAISEKFMAQNQELKAKLSQLQSDYEEIQREYDCLSNQLMESVQENDALREELKQRQASFDLESMKSSGVGTECSELENNPCPESDLLEQFVKLSESIQQIELQHHSGLSRLFSAIKLEQDEKVPGLKLCLESAEYIEGDSQHQNTSDSVCLKGFLRRHRFHILQLSQEQVHVGEEKRLLEIISQLEQEVEEKNILMEATEATINEMREQMTNLESALLEKSVIVNKVEDYQRQIESLEKQNAEMTMVYEELQDRVTRENSMSESLLRIQPDEDTLSGPSTSWRKDQESQEVVALKASLTELRAKVCDMQAEMETQLTQMQLKDCDIAKLQKEFDEMSERCLTMEVRLAELEVDSQEKQDHLDRQAQKLSDNLLLIDQLQQRNAQLAEQSIKKEGSLNLAEEMQEKMIVSPIYDNQIEELRESLKAAREELSDLQRVKAEEINALRLEFLLKIETIENESRDKLNKQSLVIEENKDRYESSVVALKEQLLQAEEELSCATTRYQAELEVINRTLQENITRAEEERSVLIDQHQEELEKIGETLKEKLAKAEAQQSNIEDAYKAEISDITAKLKEQVNQVEEERDRASFKLEEVRNTLEEMISQNSAVQVRIAELEKTKAEQDLALDKLRMEKIELEALYEKKQDQLQTQPSTLDQNSLDAQAHSARLDSLQASLNQQINELQEKCEMYVLDLDKLRQEKTTLQLEIRDANTQHSNTLEKLQELETEMAALDKQKELEKRDLEEKLETFTAKISALQETLQEAQLKVLGHEDLVSQHESLKTCLSETNELSTNLQEEVERLNAKLSDFKEGISSRDVEIEQLRSELKKTMDAKVTANSEQLCLVTQLKEVEEKMSVQAGQFQREVDDLKGSMVELQLKLNSLQEKKDNLETGNEDLRVKLKNAQNLQNMLEEQQKLCVTLKEKIAYLEQSEANLKRQLQDREAEINQKCSELSQENEKGRNRIEKLTNEYENLRLELEVKTDYFHKEKKSLELIVSDLQNTVEEKQKQCASFKEKLEQSETSLEQNIHAREEFNQRSTELSREVELGRKKIIELTNECEQLRLDLESTTDNSLKENKRLELIVSDLQKNKQQLEENMNILNEKYADSARVKDQLASTEAALQQALNKYQLAIEAGNNRSDELEQKVHELTTECEKLRSDLQSKEVGFGREKEVLNGTISILLEEKVRLEEKLTKLSGSVSKLEELTAECEQLRSTVKSKESSFHTEEERMNKTISSLLEDKRYLEEKLCTVNDIMSKLESELAALQALKVNGSNASFESHTSNGSPVAPAGRKSLDRNPGACGSRKSINSETEVRKNRRISVHDERRQSYWNDSRDYGTMTDPVDNKCNCADLSSKLQDCQRDLFIRESQVTALTMELKHHPLKDENAQLKKRVQEEQEKARFEQKRLKMKLQDLNARVNDLTHAAESSVKSVADQGEQVRTNLKPPMVSAETQTESELEAVLEKTNMKYQDACRLLRSRYNLIKELEEKLKQNENSDTSNTCSLTAGQTSALKAQCESQKRELAVIKNKYESAKRVLMMRKDELEALREKLAKYEQAK